The Clostridium sp. AWRP genome has a window encoding:
- a CDS encoding accessory gene regulator B family protein — MDELIGSIVKKISETNPQFSDLELKKMEYGLLCIFDEITKIIPYFIIFWLLSLQKYYIIILIFFCPIRLFSGGYHAKTYWGCFFISFIIFLGMIIIGKYISFNSIILIPLLIISFIFVCIFAPVDNFNKRIKSKERRRKLKYISIIITFLLIVSCYFIPYRFLNTAVISILGAVIMMMIGKINNDNIPSN; from the coding sequence ATGGATGAACTTATAGGATCTATAGTAAAGAAAATTTCTGAAACAAACCCACAATTTTCTGATTTGGAACTAAAAAAGATGGAATATGGCTTACTTTGTATTTTTGATGAAATAACAAAAATTATTCCATATTTTATTATATTCTGGCTGCTTTCACTTCAAAAATACTACATAATTATTCTCATATTTTTCTGTCCCATTAGATTATTTTCAGGTGGATATCATGCAAAAACTTACTGGGGATGCTTCTTTATTAGCTTTATTATATTTTTAGGAATGATTATTATAGGTAAGTATATTTCATTTAATAGTATTATCTTAATACCCTTATTAATTATTTCATTTATATTTGTTTGCATTTTTGCTCCAGTAGACAACTTTAATAAAAGAATAAAAAGTAAAGAACGAAGAAGGAAGCTTAAATACATTTCTATAATAATTACTTTCCTATTAATTGTATCATGCTACTTCATACCATATAGATTCTTAAATACTGCTGTAATATCAATTTTAGGTGCAGTAATAATGATGATGATTGGTAAAATAAATAACGACAACATTCCTAGTAATTAG
- the fucO gene encoding lactaldehyde reductase — protein sequence MINRFVLNETSYHGIGAINSIADEAKIRGFKKAFVCSDPDLIKFNVTKKVLDVLDKNGLVYEVYSKIKPNPTIENVQTGVRAFKACGADYIIAIGGGSSIDTAKAVGVIVKNPDFADVRSLEGAAKTKNKSIPIIAVPTTAGTAAETTINYVITDTEKNRKMVCVDPHDIPVVAIIDPDMMSSMPKGLTAATGMDALTHAIEGFITAGAWELSDMFHLKAIEIISRSLRGAVDNTQEGREGMALGQYIAGMGFSNVGLGIVHSMAHPLGAFYDTPHGIANAIILPTVMEYNAEATGDKYKYIAQAMGVTGTENMSVEEYRKAAVDAVKKLAEDVGIPTNLKNIVKREDIPFLAQSAYDDACRPGNPKETSVEDLISLYESLI from the coding sequence ATGATAAATAGATTTGTTTTAAACGAAACATCATATCATGGAATAGGTGCTATTAATAGTATTGCTGATGAAGCAAAAATAAGAGGATTTAAAAAAGCATTTGTATGTTCAGATCCTGACTTAATTAAATTTAATGTAACTAAAAAAGTACTGGATGTATTAGATAAAAACGGATTAGTATATGAAGTATATTCTAAAATTAAGCCAAATCCAACTATTGAAAATGTTCAAACTGGCGTAAGGGCTTTTAAGGCATGTGGTGCTGATTATATTATTGCTATTGGTGGTGGTTCATCAATAGATACTGCAAAAGCGGTAGGCGTTATTGTAAAAAATCCTGATTTTGCTGATGTAAGAAGCTTGGAAGGTGCTGCTAAGACTAAGAATAAGAGTATTCCTATTATCGCAGTTCCAACTACAGCAGGTACTGCAGCAGAGACAACAATTAATTACGTTATTACTGATACAGAGAAAAACCGTAAAATGGTATGTGTAGATCCACATGATATACCAGTTGTTGCAATAATTGATCCTGATATGATGTCATCTATGCCAAAAGGTTTAACAGCAGCGACAGGTATGGATGCACTGACACATGCTATTGAGGGATTCATAACAGCAGGAGCATGGGAGCTATCTGATATGTTTCACTTGAAAGCAATTGAAATTATTTCACGTTCTTTAAGAGGTGCAGTTGATAATACACAAGAAGGTAGAGAAGGAATGGCACTTGGTCAGTATATAGCTGGTATGGGATTTTCTAATGTAGGACTGGGTATTGTGCATTCTATGGCACACCCACTTGGAGCGTTTTATGATACACCTCATGGCATTGCTAATGCAATTATCTTACCAACTGTTATGGAATATAATGCAGAAGCAACTGGCGATAAATACAAATATATAGCACAGGCTATGGGAGTTACAGGAACTGAGAATATGAGTGTAGAAGAATACAGAAAGGCTGCTGTAGATGCAGTTAAAAAACTAGCCGAGGATGTTGGAATTCCTACAAACTTAAAAAATATTGTAAAGAGAGAGGATATCCCTTTCTTAGCACAGTCTGCTTATGATGATGCGTGCAGACCTGGTAATCCAAAAGAAACAAGCGTTGAAGATTTAATAAGCTTGTATGAATCGCTTATTTAA
- a CDS encoding dihydrodipicolinate synthase family protein — translation MVNLKGVYPPIISIFDKDGNFDVEANKKQADYLIKSGVDGITYLGTSGEFSSMNIKQKKEILDVMVPYVQSRAKVIVGVGECNLLDTLDMIKYVEKLEVDSVLVVNPYFNIYTDDMIIAYYDKIAKSTDLPVLIYNIPDLSGYNFSADVVKAIVQNNSNVTGIKESLNDLEHIKTIVKIKDINPDFVVYAAYENLAYDALNLGADGFINATANFAPEFTVNTYQSFMKGDIKKCKEYASKMNDAMKIYSFSKPIYLACKQAAYSRIIGEDKFEILPALSLDEKTKFNINQVMKELGLL, via the coding sequence ATGGTTAATTTAAAAGGAGTTTACCCACCTATTATTTCTATTTTTGATAAAGATGGAAATTTTGATGTGGAAGCAAATAAAAAACAAGCTGACTATTTAATAAAAAGTGGAGTTGATGGAATTACTTATCTTGGTACATCTGGAGAATTTTCTTCTATGAATATCAAACAGAAGAAAGAAATTCTTGATGTAATGGTACCCTATGTACAAAGTAGAGCTAAGGTTATTGTAGGGGTTGGAGAATGTAATTTATTAGATACATTAGATATGATTAAATATGTTGAAAAATTAGAAGTTGACAGTGTTCTAGTAGTAAATCCATATTTTAATATATATACAGATGATATGATAATTGCTTATTATGATAAAATTGCAAAATCTACGGATCTACCAGTACTTATTTACAATATACCTGATTTAAGTGGATACAATTTTAGTGCAGATGTTGTAAAGGCTATTGTACAAAATAATAGCAATGTGACTGGAATTAAAGAATCATTAAATGATTTAGAGCATATTAAAACTATTGTTAAAATTAAAGATATAAATCCAGATTTTGTTGTATATGCTGCGTATGAAAATTTAGCATATGACGCATTAAATCTTGGAGCAGATGGATTTATCAATGCAACTGCAAATTTTGCTCCAGAATTCACAGTTAATACTTATCAGTCATTTATGAAAGGTGATATAAAAAAATGTAAGGAATATGCATCAAAGATGAATGATGCTATGAAAATCTATAGTTTTAGTAAACCTATCTATTTAGCTTGTAAACAAGCTGCTTATTCTAGAATTATTGGAGAAGATAAATTTGAAATTTTACCAGCTTTGTCATTAGATGAGAAAACTAAATTTAATATAAATCAGGTTATGAAAGAATTAGGGTTGTTGTAA
- a CDS encoding IclR family transcriptional regulator has translation MAVKSAERVLRIFEHLSAYPDGQTINEISTQLGYAASSTHALLKTLLENGYLYIDEMKRYMLGPKLIQLGKSASSHMSINKIAQPLLEETMEELEETIFMAVLFKEEVTYVAKANSYKTVTTNAQIGSRKPIYCTGLGKVFLAFMDTDERSLILNNLDFKKFTNNTATSKEALLKQLVSFKSQGYAIDDEEIEEGLYCIAVPVFDASKRVIAALSASGPKQRMLSKKEHIIKKMLSVSHLLSYQLGDVK, from the coding sequence ATGGCTGTAAAATCTGCTGAAAGAGTGTTACGAATTTTTGAGCATTTATCCGCATATCCTGATGGACAAACAATTAATGAAATCAGTACACAACTAGGGTATGCAGCTAGTAGCACCCATGCTTTATTAAAAACTCTTTTAGAGAATGGTTATTTATATATTGATGAAATGAAAAGGTATATGCTTGGTCCCAAATTGATTCAGTTGGGAAAAAGTGCATCTTCACATATGAGCATTAATAAAATAGCGCAACCTTTATTAGAGGAAACAATGGAAGAGTTAGAAGAGACAATTTTTATGGCTGTTCTATTTAAAGAAGAGGTTACTTACGTTGCTAAAGCAAATAGTTATAAAACGGTAACAACAAATGCACAAATTGGAAGTAGAAAACCTATCTATTGTACAGGATTGGGTAAAGTTTTTTTAGCATTTATGGATACTGATGAAAGGTCGTTAATATTAAATAATCTTGATTTTAAAAAATTCACAAATAATACAGCAACATCTAAAGAAGCATTGTTAAAGCAATTAGTTTCTTTTAAAAGTCAAGGTTATGCTATTGATGATGAAGAAATTGAAGAAGGACTTTATTGTATTGCAGTGCCAGTTTTTGATGCATCAAAACGTGTTATAGCTGCATTGAGTGCTTCAGGTCCAAAACAGAGAATGTTATCTAAAAAGGAACATATTATAAAAAAAATGCTATCAGTATCACATTTATTATCTTACCAATTAGGTGATGTAAAATGA
- the rhmD gene encoding L-rhamnonate dehydratase — translation MEFGTMGRKIKEIRAYVVEGGGADYHDQKQSHWIVNQIATPMSVYPEYKMTRTSFGINALKSLVVEVEADNGVVGFAVSTGGYPAAWIVMNHLDRFVVGQPVENIEKIWDQMYKSTMYYGRKGVVMNAISAVDLALWDLLGQLRQEPVYAMLGGKVRDELNFYATGPRPDLAKEKGFIGGKLPLIYGQADGEEGLKKNIERLAKYREECGDEFWLMWDCWMALDLPYAKKLMQKSAEYDLKWIEECFNPDDYWAYRDLKKSAPNNMMVTGGEHEATRYGFRMLMEMCDIDIIQPDVTWCGGMTELKKIGDLAKAYGKMVIPHGSGPYSHHFVTSQTNSPFTEYLIMSPDADAVIPQFYPLLLDEQVPTNGKLVVRDKPGFGVTLNREHGLIEIKKGQRI, via the coding sequence ATGGAATTTGGTACAATGGGAAGAAAAATTAAAGAAATAAGAGCATATGTTGTAGAAGGTGGTGGAGCAGATTATCACGATCAAAAGCAAAGTCATTGGATAGTTAATCAAATAGCTACACCAATGAGTGTTTATCCAGAATATAAAATGACTAGAACAAGTTTTGGTATCAATGCACTTAAATCATTGGTAGTTGAAGTAGAAGCAGATAATGGTGTTGTAGGTTTTGCAGTATCAACTGGAGGATATCCTGCAGCTTGGATTGTTATGAATCACTTAGATAGATTTGTTGTAGGACAACCTGTTGAAAATATAGAGAAAATTTGGGATCAAATGTACAAATCAACTATGTATTATGGACGTAAAGGAGTTGTCATGAATGCTATTTCTGCAGTAGATTTAGCTCTTTGGGACTTGCTTGGACAATTAAGGCAGGAACCAGTATATGCTATGCTAGGAGGAAAAGTTAGAGATGAATTAAACTTTTATGCAACAGGACCTCGTCCAGATCTTGCAAAAGAAAAAGGATTTATAGGAGGGAAATTACCACTAATTTATGGACAAGCAGATGGTGAAGAAGGACTTAAGAAAAATATAGAACGTCTTGCTAAATATAGAGAAGAATGTGGTGATGAATTCTGGTTAATGTGGGATTGTTGGATGGCATTAGATCTTCCATATGCTAAGAAATTAATGCAAAAATCAGCAGAATACGATCTTAAATGGATAGAGGAATGTTTTAACCCTGATGACTACTGGGCTTATAGAGATTTAAAGAAATCAGCTCCTAATAATATGATGGTAACTGGAGGGGAACATGAAGCTACAAGGTATGGGTTCAGAATGTTAATGGAGATGTGTGATATTGATATAATTCAGCCAGATGTTACATGGTGTGGAGGTATGACTGAATTAAAGAAAATTGGTGATTTAGCTAAGGCCTATGGCAAAATGGTTATTCCTCATGGCTCAGGTCCTTATTCACACCACTTTGTAACTTCACAGACTAATTCACCATTTACTGAATATTTAATCATGAGTCCGGATGCTGATGCAGTTATACCACAATTTTACCCATTATTGTTAGATGAACAAGTTCCTACAAATGGTAAATTAGTAGTAAGAGATAAGCCAGGATTTGGTGTTACTCTTAACAGAGAACATGGTTTAATTGAAATTAAAAAGGGACAGAGAATATAG